Genomic window (Zingiber officinale cultivar Zhangliang chromosome 2B, Zo_v1.1, whole genome shotgun sequence):
TGTTCGCACTTTGTTATTTGCAAGTTATCAAGAAAAGAAATAATGCTTTGGTAGTATGTATGATTTCCAAGTCACAGGTGCCCAAGTCTTCATTATGCATCTTGGTATCATATAGTCATAAGCCTCATTTACACTATGGTTACGCACATTTTCTATATCAAACCACGATTGTAGAAGACACCTAACCTATTGTGTAGAGTCTATTGAAATTCAGATCTGAACACGGATTTGGCTCAGTCGCTTAAGAAGAGGGTGGTTGTCCGCCGGCTTCACCATCCATTTCCACACACCAACACTTTGAAAGTATTGGTGATGAACTCACTTCGCCCACATGGAGTCTTTCTTTCTATAAATGTTCCATAAAGACTTGGAAAATAGTGTAGAATTCTAGGACCATAAATCCCTCAATTTGTATCCCCCTTCATCCCTAGCCAAGTACATTATTGCCTGAAAAATAGATAGATACTTAGACGAGCGACATATTGCATAGATTTTCAAAAGTAATATTCGATAGTTATTATAACGTCTAATAACTATCAAGTAATTGTTAAGATATTATTCCTTACTTTCTCATGATTAACTACTATAATTTGTAGAAGTTTCTACTTAACTATTACAATACGTAACAGTTAATTAAATACTCTGTAGTGTTGTAGCATTTATTTAATAGCTCCTatgactattttaaaattaaatcattttaattaagttgataaaGAGTAGGTTAATATAGTGGTATTTAGAATTCAAGAATTTGATAGAGTAGCAGTTGTTATAATACTACAATATCATTAtattatattatgttatgtattatagcagctaaaaaattaatttccacaCCTACAAGCTAAAACATTATAACGCTCATGTCAAATACTTTTCATCATCGATCCCACAGTAAAATAAAGAGAGATAAATTAGGTACTAAGTATCCCTTAAATAGGAGGATTATTTATCATAGCTACGACTAAAATCTATTGATGTAAGTTCTACCATTTGAATACCGACTCAGTTACGCTCTAGGGGTAAATCTACATGgtgtaaaaaaatgataattttaatatctcattgactatctctaggGTGATCAGTATGGTCCTATAGAATTTTTCCACTTGCTATCAGGGTAAATCGAAAAGTGCTCACGGTAGGCAGTCCAGAAACCCAACATCTTTTAGTCGCGtgcctcatttaaaaaaaaaattctataaatatacTATATCTGAAGATCGAATCGTGAGTGTCTGAAAGATAATATAAATATTCTACTATGACACCATAGACCCGGAAACTTAATATCTACATGGTGTAGTACTTAGTTGTAGTTTCTACTTCAACACTAAAATaaggattatttttaaaataaagcaTCAAATGAAACTTATTTACATAATTTAAGGTGTCTATTTAATTTTTCCCTATATATTTCGTTATAACAAACATAAATCTTGCTATTGATTGTGATTATGTTTACTTGGACagagaaaaaatatatatctaaATCGACCACGATAATCACGGCCTTAATTACACGGTATACAAATCAGTTCCCTTAACAAcgggcaaaaaataaaaaaaaaaaagaaaaagaatcctGCCAAGATAATCTAACGAAGTTTACCATTCCACAGATGACGACAAAAGTAGAACTTCTTGCCCGACCTCACTCAGTACCATCCATGGCACTGGAAAACTGTCGACTAGAGCCGAGAAAGACGACGAAGAATCCATTGTTCGGCAGGGAAAAACGAACCCAAATCTGGAAATAAACAACCATGCCAAGCAGTACTGCCTTCGTTATCTAAACAATCTGCGGCAATCTGCGGTAGCTGAACAATCTGATCATTCCATCGCAGCCTCCGGTAGCAACGGCCAGACAGTGTTCAGTGACTGCAGCGAGTTTCTCCTCCGGCCATGTCGCCGAAGCACTCGCAGCGCCGGCAGCACTGGAACGTAAACAGGATCCGAGAGAAAACAAACTTTGGTTCCGGCATTTAGCGAGTGGAATGGAATTAGAAGGCGTGTTGCTCTCGTGCGAAGCAGTAACCCATGGAACAGCCACTGTCACACCTTCAGAAAAGAAATGCTCGGCCTTGGTGGCCTTTTTGAACCGAATGCCCATGCTACTGCAGTATTCCCTGATGCAGATGTTCGATTTCTCGCCGACTGAAACGATGTGCCGGCCATCAGCCGTGAAGGATGCGGTTGcatggttctttctagatttccAGGTTCCTGCATGACCAAGCAGACTAATAAGAAGATCATAagtaagaaaagaagaagaacaaaaCAAATTAAAGCAGTGCTTCCTCACCTCCAAATTTCTGTACAATTTTAGATCCATCAAAAATACGAACTTTAGAGTCGAGTGATGTGATCATGATCCTGTCAGAGTCTCCAGGGCAGAACTGTTGGAAGAACAAGTTCGACAAATTAAGATATCTACAGAATCGACCATTGATAAAAATTAACACCACAATTGTGCTGATTTTATGATTTATACAACACTAATGTggtattgattttcaaaatacaaCGCTAAAAATTAGATGTATATTGTACCTGCAAACCAGTTATTTGTTTGCCAGGCGACTTGCTTTTACCCCACACATAGAGTTGTCTGTCCAACTCCAGATCGGCCATGGCTGGTGATGAAAGATTAGTGCTGGTGGCTGAAGTACCTGAACAGACATAGAAGAGGCAGTTTCCAGAAAGAGTTCCAACAGCAAAACCCTGCTCGAGTAAAAAGAAATAGTGGATAAGATGAGAAAAAAAACTTGTTGAGAATAAACAGTCGTAGTCTAtcgagcatatatatatatatacctttccATCAGCTTGGTAAGATATGGCTGTTATAATGTTCCTTGTGTCAACCCAATCAACCACTATATTCTCGTCGACGCTCCATATGCGCACTTTTCTATCCACTGAGCCAGTGATGAAGTACGCATCGTCCAGAGGATGGAACTGAATGCAGGTCACTGTTCCATGCAATTCCTCTTCATATTAAATCAGTTCATACTGTAATAATAATAGCCCTTTTCTCAGGAACGTACCATAATCGTTGTGGTAGAACACTTTAACGCAGCTCTTGCAGCCAGTTTTCCACATTCGAACAGTTTTGTCCTTGGATGTTGAAAGAAGATACTGCATGAAAGTTGTGCGTGTTTATCTTCAACCTAGGAACAAAGTAATATGATTTTTAAGGACGGCAAGCTTACATTAGACCTAGACCATGACAGGTCCAAGATGTCGCTGGTATGCCCAAAATATTCATGCAGTGGAACTCCCTCAACGTTAAGATCATCGAGTTCTCTGACCCGCCATACCCGAACAACAGAGTCTTCACCACCAGTGGCCAGATACATCCCACAGGGGCTCAACTTCATGGTCCTGATCAGACCTTTGTGTGCAGCAATTTCCTGTACCATGCGAAATCCTGTGATCTCTGTGCTATCATGGAAGCTTACTTTCTTCTTTGTCGACAAGCTCGCCCACCATCTTTTTCTTCGGTTTGTGTTTCCTTTCACAGCTTTATCAGTGTGCACGCCACCAGGCATGCATGCCCTATTTGAGCCAAGTTCAGCCAGCATCGTCGTTTCTGTTCCTTCAGTCTTCATAGAAATGGAATGATCCTCTCCACTGTCGACAGGGATCTCCATTTGCTGCAGTGAAACATTCGTTCCTACTTTTGGTTCTTCGGGGCATCCTGTTTCCGTCGAGAATAGTTTGTCGAAGCCTGTTTCGCGTAAGAATTTCTGACATCTTTCATGAACAGCCGACAATTCTGTTGCCCAAAATTCCTTAGAAATCTTCTCGTCCAGGTAAGATGTGGATGGTTCAGAGTCCAAAGAAGTCTCGAGGAAGTCGAATGAGTCGAAGAAGATGTCTTCTCTGCCATCATGAAGCTCGAAATCTCTAATGGAAATTTGATCACGAGGCGACATTTTCGATGTTCGACCTCTCTGTCTTCTCGAGTTTCTGTTTAATTTTCCTAGTGTAAAATCTGCGGCGCATTGTCAAAGGAGAAACAAAGTTAGGAAATTTCTTggataaaataagaaagaaagtGTCCAATAAACTGCAAAAGATATAAATTCAACGAAGGATTTGCAGAGAGAATAATGCATTAAAAGCTCTGGATTTTCTCTCTCCCCTGCAAACTGCTCAAAATGGAAGGGAGAAGAAAGACTCTCGAAACCTCCACAAAATGGACGCCAAATATCAAAATTCTCACGCTAAATCTCCGCGACACTCGCCAGAAGAACAGAAAGATTTCCACAATCTAATCACCAAGGAAATCACGAACCTGGAGGCGGATGAAATCAGTCGACGCAGACTATCCGTTTTAAAACAGAGCAGAATACCTCagctgaagaagaaggagaagaagaaggagaggtggCAAATTTGACTTGCCTTGCCAAAGCAACTGCTACTTATAAATGGGAGGGAGGTTTGCCTCCATTATTATCAAGGCTAACCTGGCCACCTTCTCCCGAGGCCACGCCTGCACTCTCTCCCTCCATTGCTTTGATTCCCAAAAGCTAAGTTGCAGTATTCTATTGCCCTCCGCTTCGCTTGCACGTACGCCTACCACGCTATCGAGCATAAACAATGGACAACCTTTTTGGCTGGAATCCAAGTCAATCGATCCTCTTTGCTCGCTCCCCAACGCCCTTAGGATTCGCATTGTGTGCTTGACTCGGAGAACTTTTTCCATTCATCCGCTGGCTTATCTCACTGCTTCT
Coding sequences:
- the LOC122046389 gene encoding uncharacterized WD repeat-containing protein C3H5.08c-like encodes the protein MSPRDQISIRDFELHDGREDIFFDSFDFLETSLDSEPSTSYLDEKISKEFWATELSAVHERCQKFLRETGFDKLFSTETGCPEEPKVGTNVSLQQMEIPVDSGEDHSISMKTEGTETTMLAELGSNRACMPGGVHTDKAVKGNTNRRKRWWASLSTKKKVSFHDSTEITGFRMVQEIAAHKGLIRTMKLSPCGMYLATGGEDSVVRVWRVRELDDLNVEGVPLHEYFGHTSDILDLSWSRSNYLLSTSKDKTVRMWKTGCKSCVKVFYHNDYVTCIQFHPLDDAYFITGSVDRKVRIWSVDENIVVDWVDTRNIITAISYQADGKGFAVGTLSGNCLFYVCSGTSATSTNLSSPAMADLELDRQLYVWGKSKSPGKQITGLQFCPGDSDRIMITSLDSKVRIFDGSKIVQKFGGTWKSRKNHATASFTADGRHIVSVGEKSNICIREYCSSMGIRFKKATKAEHFFSEGVTVAVPWVTASHESNTPSNSIPLAKCRNQSLFSLGSCLRSSAAGAASASATWPEEKLAAVTEHCLAVATGGCDGMIRLFSYRRLPQIV